A region of the Gemmatimonadota bacterium genome:
GTGTAGACCGGGCCCGGACAGACGGCGTTCACCCGGACCCCATAGGCCGCCAGTTCCAGGGCCAGGGTCCGCGTCAGGCTGATGACGCCTTCCTTGGCCGCGTTGTAGGCCGCCACCAGGGCCGCCGGGTTCTGTCCGTTGATGGATGAGATGTTCACGATGGCGCCCGACTCCTGCCCTTCCATGATCCGGACCGCCGCCCGGCAGCAGTAGAAGGTCCCGGTCAACGTGACCCGGATGACCCGGTCCCATTCCTGGTCGTCCAGATCGACCACGGGCGCGACCTGCTGGCCGACTCCGGCGTTGTTGACCAGGATGTCGAGCCGCCCGTGCGCTTCGGCGACCTCCTCAAACAGACGGTCGACCGAGTTACTGTCCGAAACGTCCACGAAGGCGGGGAACATCTTCAGTCCCGGTTCGCGGAGTTTTCTCGCCTCTTCCTCGACCTTCTCGCGTTGCAGGTCGGCCATCACGATGGTTGCGCCGTTGCGCGCCAGCCGCTCCGCGATACCCAGCCCCAGCCCCTGCGCCGCGCCGGTCACGACCGCGGTATGTCCGTCTATGCGATGTGGATCGTCCATGACGTTGATCCTTTCATCTCTCCAGTCTCTCCGTGCCGATGTACATCTCGGTGTACACGGTATTGTTCTCCCAGAAGGGATAGAATCCCGCGCGATCCTGCTTCAGTCCCTTTAGCCACGGCTTGCGGAGCTGGAACCGGTGGTCGTGCCACAGAAACGCCCCGCCGACCTCGGCAGTCAGTATCCATTCCGCCTCTTCGTAGAGTTGCATCCGCCTGTCCCGGTCGGTTTCCCTGCGGGCCCGGTCGATCAGGTCGTTGTAACGCGCATTGTTCCAGTCGTGCCGGGTGAATCCCCGGGGCTGGGAGCGCCAGGGCACGCCGAGCAGGCTCTGGGGATCGGAGAAGTCGGCGCCGTAGCCCACCATGCCCATGGGTATCTCCCATTCGTACATCAACCGGTTGAAGGCGTTCGCCTGCATGTTGCGGATCTCGAGACGGATGCCGAGTATGTCGAGCAGCTGTTCCTGGATCATCTGCACGGCCTGGCCGCTTTGTGACGAAGGCGGCGCGTCGCGTAGCCAGACCTCGAGGGCGGGGAATCCCCTCCCGCCGGGATATCCGGCTTCGGCCAGCAGGCTGCGGGCGGCTTCCGGGTCGAACTGCTGCAGATGCCGCAACGTTTCTCCCGCATAGCCGGGGAAATTCGGGGGACGCATGCCATGGGCCGGCCGGACGGCGCCCTTGAACAGGACATCGGCTATGGTCTGCTTATCGATGGCCCGGGCAATGGCCTGGCGAACGCGGACGTCGTCCAGGGGCGGTTCCCGGGTACGAAAGAACAGGTATACCGTTGATACGCCGTTGAACTTCCAGAGCTGTTCGCTCAGCCCGGGATCATTCCGGATGCGGTCGAGATCGGCCGGGCTTCCCACGCCGACCAGGTCCACTTCACCGTTCTCGTACGGAAGCAAGCCCACGCCGCCGGACGCGCTGCCGGTCCCCGCCGTCCCCGAGAAGAGACGGACGATCTTCCTGAGATGACCGGGATTATTGCCTTTGTAATGTGGATTCAGCCGGAACGTCAT
Encoded here:
- a CDS encoding SDR family oxidoreductase, which produces MDDPHRIDGHTAVVTGAAQGLGLGIAERLARNGATIVMADLQREKVEEEARKLREPGLKMFPAFVDVSDSNSVDRLFEEVAEAHGRLDILVNNAGVGQQVAPVVDLDDQEWDRVIRVTLTGTFYCCRAAVRIMEGQESGAIVNISSINGQNPAALVAAYNAAKEGVISLTRTLALELAAYGVRVNAVCPGPVYTAFNRSNMAQRSKTLGLSEEEMIERIRSAIPLGRWGEPEDIANAVAFLCSPAAGWITGEVLRVSGGMEGVAAAPGRRGDDGI
- a CDS encoding peptide ABC transporter substrate-binding protein codes for the protein MLEPWRTFHPFCRYGLLVALLTTTSCGLLVALLTTTSCGNRPSDLPGHPFVETVPAEEAAARPLPPDAAPPKRQVFRYFSNEPSSLDVSVALYESLGSAFLFERLCMIDENEGLIPGAADRWERSPDGRTWTFHLHPGARWSDGTPVTARDFEYTYRRLLHPDSGNVYAFFYYDIKGARAFNQRESDDPDLLGIRAVGDLTLEIETEEPCAYLPYVTSYTASSPVPRWQVEKYGARWTEAGRCVSNSAFRLDEWVQGKYMTFRLNPHYKGNNPGHLRKIVRLFSGTAGTGSASGGVGLLPYENGEVDLVGVGSPADLDRIRNDPGLSEQLWKFNGVSTVYLFFRTREPPLDDVRVRQAIARAIDKQTIADVLFKGAVRPAHGMRPPNFPGYAGETLRHLQQFDPEAARSLLAEAGYPGGRGFPALEVWLRDAPPSSQSGQAVQMIQEQLLDILGIRLEIRNMQANAFNRLMYEWEIPMGMVGYGADFSDPQSLLGVPWRSQPRGFTRHDWNNARYNDLIDRARRETDRDRRMQLYEEAEWILTAEVGGAFLWHDHRFQLRKPWLKGLKQDRAGFYPFWENNTVYTEMYIGTERLER